The Cervus canadensis isolate Bull #8, Minnesota chromosome X, ASM1932006v1, whole genome shotgun sequence genome contains the following window.
AGCAAATCCATCTCCCCGTgtatcccccctccccccaggcagcAAGTGTATTGATACTTTTGTTAGGAGGGGTGTTTGTGCAGAATGGCTACGAACCACCAGCTTCCAGGCGCCATGTTTTTAACCGTGTAAACGAATTGAGCCTGCCTGCGTAGGAGCCTGCCAGGGGACTGGCTGCTCTGATGAGGCCAAGAAAagtatggaacacccacctcttGAGAATAAGCCTTCGCTCTGGACACTTATATTCTCATTCGTCCTTGTTGTTGCCTCCACCCCGAATGCTCTTTATCTTCATGTTTGCTTGTGAAAATCTTGCCCACCCCGCAGGACCTCTCCTCAAAGCCCCAGGGGACTATGCCCAAGCACCGGCCTCTGGAACTGAGAGTTGAGAACAGCACCTAAGTGCAGGAAGGGAGCTGCCCCTCCCCTTGCCTATTCCTCTCCACATTTTCCGGGTTCTGAGTTACCATGCAATCCGGCACCTCCAAGGAACACTCCATCCTCCAAGTGAGCACACAGCCTGCTGGGTTCCCAAGGCTGTGCCCGACCGAGGTGTCTTAGACATCACCCTAGCCAGAGTGTGGGGATCTGCAGGTATCCTTTAGAccactgcagtgcaggagcccagACCTCAATTTGAggagggaaataaataaatatagatatagatataaacacacacgcacatatatttGGTTGAGTCTGTCTAGGTTCCAGCAGAGGGGCTGATTGGCTGCTGTCCGATGCATGGCAAAACACCCCGTATTATTTAGTGGGGATTCAGGACAGGCGCACTTGGCCAGCTTAGGGTCCTGGAGCGGGGGTCCTGAAGCAAGGACCCCAGCACATCCCAGGCTCATCTCACCCAACCCCACAGGGGAAGCGCCTTCCCTCGCACCAGCCCCCAGCTGGCTCCTTCCACCTCCTCCGAGcgcacccccctccccgccccctcgggAATCCAGGAGCGCTGGTTCTTGGTGCATTTCCCCCCAGGCTCCATCCACCCCCCTTCCGACCCCTCCCAGGCCGGCGGTTGCTACCCAGCCCCCCACGCCCGCCCCTCCCGCCGCCTCCGCCCCCTCGTGCTCGCCCCCTGCGTAGTCCTCGTCCCACGTCGACTTCGCTCCCGCAGCCCTCGCCGCCCCGCACTTCCCGCCCTCGCCTGGATCTGCATCGCCGCCGCCCTCGCTGCAGCGCGCCGCCCCGCGCTCCGCTCGCCCGTCCGCCTCTCCTCGCCAGGCTCGCCAGCCCTGTGCTTCCCACGCTCGCAGCCCTGTCTTCCCACGCCGCCACCCGCCCGCCGCCCGGCATGGCCCCGCAGCAACCAGGTAACAGGAAACGAGAAGCGCCCGCGCCCCAGGAGGCCGCCGCGGGCTCGGCGGCGGTGGACGCAGACGGCCCGCAGCCGCCCAAGAAGCCCAGGCGGATGGTGGTGCGGCGCTCGCTGGTGAACTACCTGAAGGGGCGCGAGGTGGGCGCGCGGGGCCGCGCCGGGTTCCCGGGCTTCGATAGCGAGCTGCGTGGCTTCGCGGTGCGGAAGCTGCCAGAGCTGCTGCGGGAGCGCGAGCTGCCCTTGGGCACCGTCGACAAGGTGTTCGCGTCGCAGTGGCTGAACGCCAAGCAGGTGGTGTGCGGTACCAAGTGCAACACGCTCTTCGTGGTGGACGTGCAGTCGGGCCAGATAACGCGCATCCCGCTCATGCGGGATCGTCGGCCCCCGCCGGCCCGCGCCCAGCCGGGCTGCGGCATCCATGCCGTCCAGCTGAATCCCTCCAAGACGCTGCTGGCCACCGGGGGCGAGAACCCCAACAGCCTGGCCATCTACCGGTTGCCAACGCTGGATCCCCTGTGCCTGGGCGACCGCCACGGCCACAAGGACTGGATCTTCGCCCTCGCCTGGATGAGCGACACGGTGGTGGTGAGCGGCTCCCGCGACGGCACCTTGGGCGTCTGGAAGATAGACCCCGACATATTCCGGAGCAGCATCGCCTGGCACAGCGACGCAGGGCTCCCCGTGTATGGCCACATCCGTCCCGCGGAAGTGGAGGATGTCCCCAGGGCCGGAACCAACCCAGGTAACTGCAAGGTGAGGGCCGTGGCCTTCAGCGCCAAGAGGCAGGAGCTGGGAGCCGTGACCATGGATGGCTACTTCCACCTGTGGAAAGCCCGGAATACCCTGTCCAGGCTGCTGTCCATCAGGCTGCCTTACTGCCGAGAGAATGTATGCCTGACCTACTGCGATGAGTTGTCCCTGTATGCGGTGGGCTCCCAGTCGCATGTCTCTTTCCTGGATCTGCGCCAGGGTCACCAGAGCGTCCGGCACCTGTGCTCCCGCGAGGGCGGCACGGGTGTGCGCTCCCTGAGCTTCTATGAGCACATCATCACCGTGGGCACCGGCCACGGCTCTCTGCTCTTCTATGACATCCGTGCGCAGAAGTTCCTGGAGGAGAAGATCACGGTCAGCCCGTACTCCTCTCCGCGGCCCACAGGGAGGAGGTTCAGACTGATTTGTGGCAGAGGCTGGCTCAGCCAAGATGACCTGCGGATGAACTACTTCGGTGCCTTCGGCGAGTTGCCCAACGCGCTCTACACCCACTGCTACAACTGGCCGGAGATGAAGCTCTTCGTCGCTGGCGGCCCTCTCCCTTCAGGCCTCCGTGGAAACTATGCAGGCCTCTGGAGCTAAGGATGGCCGCCCTGTCCTCAAAGTGCCCAGATTACCTTCCAGTCGGCTcccacttttctcctttgctctgcGTTTGTGCTTTTGACtctggcttttatctttcagatGAAAAAGATGCAGCTTACCTCTGCTTAGCATATTAGGCGAAGAGAGATGGCGACATAGTGAGTTACCCTTCAGTCAGTCAAAATTTGGCTTTAATACTTTTATACACCTGTCCAATAGTGTCGTTTtgagttgtaaaaaaaaatgttgactaATTCCTAGTTTTGTTCACTGTTTGAGTCATTTACATATTCTCTCATTTCAATGTTTGGCAGTCATGGCTTTacaattctgaatattttctttttcattttttgttaccAGTATTATGATAATActgttttggttgtttttcaTTGCAGATAGATGGTATATtgagagtatttttttaaaataagagtttgTACATGTATTCTGGAAATACATGTAATTCTGGCTATAGTATTACAGTGTTGTTCCAGTGGGAAGGTACATGTCAGTTTCTAGATTACCAGGTTTTGGAAGCATTCCATTTGCAGATTGTAATCTTCATGTTTGTAGTTTGTAAGTTGTTGGTGCTAAACATGCTGTTTAAAATCACGTTGAAAACAAGGTTGTCATACAATCTTGGGTTTTTTGGTACGAAAATCTCAATTGGTCAGAACACTTTAGGAATGCAAAGGTTCTGCTGATTGACTGTTCAGAATTAATCTAAAAACCTATTTTCTCTTTAAGTTTTCCTGACCTGTTGTTAAATAGAtaacagaatatatattttttcacttcttgCCTTAGTAGTATTAACGCTTGTGAGTATATttgaatgtttgttgtttaaggtACTTGCACGGAGTTTCAGTGCCATCATCCAAAACGGATTCCATGTATGAAAATGTAGACTGTATTGCAGGCTGGGTAGAATGTATACTGATCCTGATCCAGGGTATAGAACTGgacttttttgcttttgctgttttcAATACCAAATACTATATTTGAACATGCTTTAAAATTTGTAATTCTGCTTAACAAAGTCATagaaaaaaactgcaaagaaggaaaatgaacccAGTCCCTACTTCTGAAAAAGATTGTTAGTTTGTAAAGttaaatttgttgagattttATTTTGTCAGTTTCAAAGAGTCTTATCTAAAGtagaataaatattgttaaaaagttGTTGTGATGTTATGACTCTCAATATAGTAATCTGCGATTATCAAGGATACAGGATGTTTATTTCAAGATGGGccagaaataaaagtaaatggcaTTAGGTTGAAGAAAAGTACTTTGGAGCATAGACAAATACAAAACATGGTTTGTTAGGAAAACAGATTGTACTTCTCCATATGTGAgaatagtggaagtgagaaaagaGACTGGCCCTTCCTCACAACTGGCCAGGTTGTGGTGATCTTGCATTGGTGTTGTGGCATGTctgtttttccttaaatgtttcgGCAGTCTGATGTTCCCTTGGTGTCCACAACATGCTGTTCAATTGAAAATCTGAACCAATTGAGTAATATAATGAGTGATTCTaaaagtaagtttaaaaatacaGGGGGGGGGGAAGCAGTTTTTGTTTACAGAGATTATATTAACAGGATTGTATAGTtgttatattggagaaggaaatggcaacccacttgtactcttgcctgggaaattgcatggatggaggagcctggtaggctacagtccatggggtcgcaaagagtcggacacaactgagcgacttcactttctttctttctatagttccttttggagaaggaaatggcaacccacttcagtattcttgcctggagaatcccatggacagaggggcctggtgggctacagtctatggggttgcaaagcgttgtacacaactaagcaactaacacacacatagttgTTATATGAGCTTCCCAGCTGACACTAGTGGTGAAGAGCTAacttgccattgcaggagatgtaagagacacgggtttgatccctgggttgggaagatcccctggagaaggaaacagcaacccactccagtattgttgcctgaagaatcccatggacggaggagcctggagggctaaagtccatggggttgcaaagaagcgAATTAGCATAGTTGTTACATAgcaataaaatgtatttgtatgcATTTATGTGTCTCCAACTCAGTTGTAAATGTCTTAAGGGCAGAGAATATAACTGTCTTTGTATTCTCACATTTCTCCACTAATGCCTAGTAAAATCTTAggcaatcagtaaatatttactgaatgaatgtaCTTGCCTCTAGAAACCTAAAGTCCAatgcataaatacataaaattttgacTGTTAAATAGTATGGAATCCTGTTgtattttcctgtctttttacCATAAGTGAAGgtcgctccatcgtgtctgactctgcgaccctgtggagtatatagtccatggaattctccaggccagaatactggagtggggtaggtgttcccttctccaggggatcttcccaacccaggaatcaaaccccgggtctcttgcattgccggcggattctttacaagccGAGCTACCAAAgaagcgccccccgcccccgcttttttttcttaccataaCATTTGCCCCAGTTCATTTCTAGGTCAGACCATGGTGCTTATCCATTCATAAGCTTTCCATGTGATACCAGAAGATAAAGGAAAATGTATACGTTTTAGATGCCATTGGAATTTAGTATTTTCACCTGCAGATATTTATAtttgaagatttatttaaaatactttgctTTTTACAAAATTAAGTTTTGAAAGATCTTTTTGTAGGCAGtttatgtttttactttatgtgtgtatatttactaAAAACTTCTTTAGATATTACTCAAAAACTTCACTTAAGTATTCACTGCCTGTCTTCTTGTAGGTTATAGGGTATTGTTATGGTTCTTCGTCATTGTTTGGGGACATTGGGAGAACATTTTTAGAGGAAATGACACTTtctatgtgaggtgatattttaaacaaatagaaGGAACAAACGTCTCCCAATTTTTTCCTCTTGCTTAGCCCTTAAGTTCATCACTGACTCACTCAGTGTTCTCATGATTTAGGGTGTTATCTCCTTCATGTCAGATCACATGGctagtccttaaaaaactagatatCCTAACTAGATAGCCTAACTCTGTATTTATATTAGTAGaagtttaattattttgaaatattttctagttctgGGTAAATGCAATTTATAGGAGTACACTTAACTGTGTAACCTATGAGggtgaaataattgaaaaagtaaCCATGCCAGCATTTCAagaaacacatacatacagtTCACTTAAAACAAGGGAGTACATGGCTGTAAGTACAAATTACCTATCACTGTTGCCTGGAAAACATTAGCTAACTTATAACAATGCATAAAAAAGGTTAATTCCATTTATCCCTAACTACATGTTCCTCCCCAAGCTTGTTGCCAACTCAAAAATATGTGTTCCTCCCCTTTACTCTCTAGATGagataatttctaaattttatttaaaaaagagagagaatttacTAATCAAGGATATCCACTGAAATAAATTGAGATGACTACTCTGGAAAAAATTCATCTGTTAAATACACTGTAGCTTAAATGATAAACAAAATCGAATTCTCTGGAGGTTGATTTTTTATCTGACTGTACTGCGTGTTGAACAAGTTGTCAAAATTTTCCCATTAATTGCTAATTCAGAGTGATATTAGAAAGCAATTCACAAAGCCACCCCCCCTCCGCTCCCCGGATGTTTTACTAACAGCTTCCTAATCTCTGCAAGTCTTGGGTAACCCAACTGTATTAAACATGTCACTATATGAGCTGCTCAGGGATGCAGTTCAGTGAGAACAACATGTACTTAAgtgaaagctgctgctgctgctgctgagtcgcttcagtcatgtccgactgtgcgaccccatagacggcagcccaccaggttcctccatccctgggatttgccaggcaagaacaccggagtgggtttgggttgccatttccttctccaatgcatgcatgcatgctaagtctcttcagtcgtgtctgactctatgcgaccctgtggacagcagcccaccaggctcctctgtacacaggattctctaggcaagaatactggagtgggttgccatttcctcctccacttaAGTGAAAGAAAGCCCACATAGTCCGTAGATGTTTAAGGGATGCTATTTTAAGAGCTGCTGAAAAGGGTTGCCTGAAAGTATTTCCCCTTCTTGGCCGGCTGCAAACCCAGAAACACTGAGCATTGGAGGGTGGCATCATTAAAGGACAGTGTGTTTACAGGAAGTTGCCATGACCCTCAAGTCTCAACTCAGACCTACTGAAACAGTTTACTTCCAAAAACACCATTTTATCTGAGTGTTTTCAAATTAATCCATTCAGACGCAAAAATGAGAGCAACAATGAAACAGGACATCTGCCATAAAGGTTGATGATATAGCTGAGGTGAAAGATACCTGATTTACTAGTTGTAAAAATTCACTAATGACAAGAAAAGCTAGAGTATTAAGGATATTTACTAAGTACAAtgataaaatgggaagaataagaATGAATTCTGCTAGAAAGGACATAAGGAGCTCCCAGAAGATTCAATACTAGAGCTGggtctggaaaataaaataacagtggAGAGGGAATATTGGTTTGAAAGTATATTGTGAGTGCCTGGAATGCACAAACGTACTAGAATGTTACAGTTTGACCTGGTACAATTTGAAATGTGTGTGGAGTTTCTAGACAGGAATGTCTGGTTGGTAGTTAGAAATACAGTTCTGAAGCTCATAAGAGAAGTTAGGACTAGAGATAGAGATGTGGGAATCATCACTATAGAAATGGTACTTGAAAGAGACTGAGGGGTGTAGGATCTCAGAAGTTGGAATGATTCTTATTCCAAAACTTACctctatatatatagatgtgCAAACCTATATGCTTTACTACATGTCTGGTGGGCTTCCCGGTGgcctagtggtaaggaatccaactgccagtgcaagagatgtgagttcaatcccttgctcaggaagatcccctggagtaggaaatggaaacccactctagattcttgcctggaaaatcccatgggcagaggagcctagtgggctacagtccatggggtcacagagtcaaacacgactaattgtgtgcacgtgcacacacacacacacacacacacagatgtctggcacatagtaggcaatTAATGACTTGTAAATGGATGGCCAATGAATGTATGTTTTGTGGATATTAAACACTACTTAGTGCCCCCCCAAAGTAACATTTCATCATTTCACTTGGTAatgatcaatttttaaatttccgtAGTGCAATCATATTGACCAAAGATGATCAGGGATATCTACCAAAGGTTGCTgttttaagtaaagaaaaatcTATATTTCGGTTAGATGTTTTTATATCCTTTCTAGAATGTAGGTCATTCTACAGTTGAGCAAGAAGAAAGCTAAATATTGATGATACTTTCCGTACaaatgacatttttgtttttccattttggagGTACAGTTCACTGAAGCAAACACATTGATGATGTCAATGAGAGTAATGGTGCTATTTTCACCTTTTCTAATGCCATTATTGTGCCATTCTCTGTTTCAACCTAAGGCATTAATGTTTCATGTTGATTAAATTTTAACATCTAAATTGCCCTTTTATGTTACGCACAAATGATAAAATTGAATGTTCCAGTCAGAGGGCAGCAACTTTAGTTTCCTCTAAGCTCCTAGTAAATTCATCAGATAATATCCCCCAACACCTTAGATAAGGCTCATTGTTGTTCCTCCTTCCTTACTAACCCAGAGATACAGGATTGAgcgtgatttttgtttttgaattatgCCATGTATGAATAAAAGTAGACCCTGTTTTACACAATAGATGGCATTCCTGGACTTATATACAtgaagcacatttttaaaaatagaatcttaTATTCCCTCATTGATTTACATTATAATTGTAAAAGTGTCATCTTGATTATGGATTGATTTCCAATTGACAGTGGTTTCTAACATGTTGCCACTGCCTCCACCTCTGAGACAAGTACTTTTAAGTCCTCAAATAAAAGCTAAGTGATGTCATAGAACCCCCTATTTCAAAGAATATTAAAGCATACTTTCAGAATGTGATAAATTAAGTCTTATTTCATTTGTGTAGAAAATAGGGTTTCTTAAAATAGGACATCCTGTAATTTGATTTGCTCTATACATTTATCACCAGCCAGAGAAAATTCTGCAACTTTATATGTTGTGTCtaacagctttctttctttttctctggtctTTCTTTATGAATATTGCCCTAAGCAAAGGTGTTTGGCTTATGGAAACTCCCAGGGGATGATAAATAATGCTTTGTTTTTCCTCACTactttaaccttttaaaaactttgggtatttaagtcagttttttaaaagatggctTCAGCAGCATCATGCAAAAACTGACTGTGGCTGCAGAAATAATAATGTTTCCTTGGTTTCTTAATAATGTTTCTTAATGATCAgggcttttttaaattaatttttttccactgtggTAAAACACAGCATACAATTTATCATCTTacacatttttaagtgtacagttcagtactGTTAAGTATATTTGCATTGTGCAACTAATCTCCAGGACTTtgacatcttgcaaaactgaaactctacacATACTAAACAAAACTTTTCCATGCCTACCTCCCCACCAACTCCTGGCAACTgccattctactttctttctcagTTTGACTATTCTATAAGTTTAACTg
Protein-coding sequences here:
- the LOC122435125 gene encoding DDB1- and CUL4-associated factor 12-like protein 2, with protein sequence MAPQQPGNRKREAPAPQEAAAGSAAVDADGPQPPKKPRRMVVRRSLVNYLKGREVGARGRAGFPGFDSELRGFAVRKLPELLRERELPLGTVDKVFASQWLNAKQVVCGTKCNTLFVVDVQSGQITRIPLMRDRRPPPARAQPGCGIHAVQLNPSKTLLATGGENPNSLAIYRLPTLDPLCLGDRHGHKDWIFALAWMSDTVVVSGSRDGTLGVWKIDPDIFRSSIAWHSDAGLPVYGHIRPAEVEDVPRAGTNPGNCKVRAVAFSAKRQELGAVTMDGYFHLWKARNTLSRLLSIRLPYCRENVCLTYCDELSLYAVGSQSHVSFLDLRQGHQSVRHLCSREGGTGVRSLSFYEHIITVGTGHGSLLFYDIRAQKFLEEKITVSPYSSPRPTGRRFRLICGRGWLSQDDLRMNYFGAFGELPNALYTHCYNWPEMKLFVAGGPLPSGLRGNYAGLWS